The following are from one region of the Etheostoma spectabile isolate EspeVRDwgs_2016 chromosome 15, UIUC_Espe_1.0, whole genome shotgun sequence genome:
- the LOC116702878 gene encoding myeloid-associated differentiation marker-like protein 2, translating to MDSHGGHYLNKEAVLSPLGAARMCQLLLGCTIMALVSHSAGYSASYGHFCMFVWCFCFAVTLIVFTLDITRLHTCMPISWDNFTVAFAMLATLMYITASVVYPVYFLQTECPDEGCEVQMYRIAVTVCSSVCCFPYGIEVFLTRAKPGAVVGYMATVSGLLKVVQAFVACIIFGALANDSEYTLYIAPQYCVVVYSLCFSITVIVVILTVSGRTSALRFPFDRFVVVYTFFAVILYLSTALIWPIFSFDKKYGNTTRPEDCPRGRCPWDSKLVVAVFTNVNMILYFVDLVYSQRIRFVSSSAV from the coding sequence ATGGATTCTCACGGAGGACACTACCTCAACAAAGAAGCTGTGCTGTCACCTTTAGGTGCAGCCCGAATGTGCCAACTGCTACTCGGTTGCACCATAATGGCCCTTGTGTCCCACAGCGCAGGCTACAGCGCCTCCTATGGACATTTCTGCATGTTCGTGTGGTGCTTCTGCTTTGCGGTCACACTGATTGTGTTCACCTTGGACATCACGCGGCTCCACACATGCATGCCCATTTCCTGGGATAACTTCACTGTGGCCTTTGCCATGCTGGCAACACTCATGTACATCACTGCCTCCGTGGTCTACCCTGTTTACTTCCTCCAAACAGAGTGCCCTGATGAGGGCTGTGAAGTCCAAATGTACCGCATTGCTGTCACTGTCTGCTCCAGTGTCTGCTGCTTTCCCTACGGTATTGAGGTGTTCCTAACTCGGGCCAAGCCGGGAGCTGTGGTGGGTTACATGGCCACTGTGTCTGGTCTACTCAAGGTGGTCCAGGCTTTTGTGGCCTGTATTATTTTTGGGGCCCTGGCCAATGACAGTGAGTACACCCTCTACATTGCCCCCCAGTACTGCGTGGTGGTGTACAGCCTGTGCTTCTCTATCACTGTGATAGTGGTCATACTGACAGTTTCTGGTAGGACCTCTGCCCTGCGGTTCCCCTTTGACCGGTTTGTGGTTGTCTACACCTTCTTCGCTGTGATTCTGTACCTCAGTACTGCACTGATCTGGCCCATCTTCAGCTTTGACAAAAAGTATGGCAACACTACTCGTCCTGAGGACTGCCCACGAGGAAGATGCCCATGGGACAGTAAGCTCGTGGTGGCCGTGTTCACCAACGTCAACATGATCCTATATTTTGTAGACCTTGTTTACTCCCAGAGGATTCGCTTTGTCTCCAGCTCTGCTGTGTGA
- the LOC116702876 gene encoding palmitoleoyl-protein carboxylesterase notum1a: protein MTAIRMVSSVLVLVLMQSGALCARRFRGGRNPQPRRSSPPPTYRADRGDTTESFPLDFTAVEENMDNFMTQVKNLAQSLYPCSAQRLDHDMKLNFLENTSVTCNDGSPAGYYLKESRGSRRWLIFLEGGWYCFNKENCDSRYETMRRLMSSSKWPQTKTGTGILSPLPEENPHWWNANMVFLPYCSSDVWSGATAKTEQSGYAFMGSLIIQEVVKDLLTKGLDNAKVLLLAGSSAGGTGVLLNVDHVAELLEGLGHTGIQVRGLSDSGWFLDNKQYHCTDCVDAVSCAPTETIKRGIKYWGGVVPERCRQTHEGEEWNCFFGYRVFPSIKSPVFVVQWLFDEAQLTVDNIQLTGQPVQEGQWRYIQNLGIELRNTLKDVPAMFAPACLSHEVITRNYWIDVQVKGTSLPRALHCWDRSLNDNRNNKAPPKGCPVHLIDSCPWPHCNPTCPTIRDQFTGQEMNVIQFLMHMGFDVQKMAQQQGMDPSKLLGMLSSGS, encoded by the exons ATGACAGCTATCAGAATGGTTTCTTCAGTGTTGGTGCTGGTCCTGATGCAGTCCGGAGCTCTTTGCGCACGGAGGTTCCGGGGTGGCCGCAACCCACAACCACGACGCTCATCACCTCCTCCCACGTACCGGGCGGATCGGGGTGACACCACGGAGAGCTTCCCTCTGGATTTCACTGCCGTGGAGGAGAACATGGATAACTTCATGACACAAGTGAAGAACCTTGCGCAGTCCCTGTACCCGTGCTCGGCGCAGAGGCTCGACCACGACATGAAGCTGAACTTTTTGGAGAATACATCAGTCACCTGCAACGATGGAAGTCCTGCGGG GTACTACCTGAAAGAATCTCGGGGCAGCAGACGGTGGTTGAtattcttagagg GCGGCTGGTACTGTTTCAACAAGGAGAACTGTGACAGCAGATACGAAACCATGAGGAGATTGATGAGCTCATCCAAGTGGCCCCAAACTAAAACAG GCACGGGGATCCTGTCTCCGCTGCCTGAGGAAAACCCTCACTGGTGGAATGCTAACATGGT GTTCCTCCCGTACTGCTCCAGCGATGTGTGGAGCGGCGCTACAGCCAAAACAGAGCAGA gtgGATATGCCTTCATGGGCTCATTGATTATTCAGGAGGTTGTGAAGGACCTGCTGACCAAAGGTCTGGACAACGCAAAAGTCCTCCTTTTAGCAGGAAGCAG TGCGGGTGGTACCGGGGTCCTTCTAAATGTGGACCATGTGGCGGAGTTGCTGGAGGGACTGGGCCACACTGGGATACAAGTGCGAGGCCTGTCTGATTCCGGCTGGTTTCTGGACAACAAGCAGTACCACTGCACGGACTGTGTGGATGCTGTCAGTTGTGCCCCCACTGAGACCATCAAGAGAGGCATCAA GTACTGGGGAGGAGTGGTACCAGAGAGGTGCAGGCAAACCCATGAAGGAGAAGAGTGGAACTGTTTCTTTGGATATAGAGTCTTCCCATCAATAAAAA GCCCTGTGTTTGTTGTCCAGTGGCTGTTTGATGAGGCCCAGTTGACAGTGGACAACATCCAGCTAACAGGCCAGCCTGTGCAGGAAGGCCAGTGGCGCTACATCCAAAACCTGGGCATTGAGCTGAGGAATACACTTAAAGATGTCCC GGCTATGTTTGCTCCAGCTTGCCTATCACATGAAGTTATCACCAGAAA TTACTGGATTGACGTGCAGGTTAAAGGCACCTCCTTGCCACGAGCTCTGCACTGCTGGGACCGCAGCCTCAACGACAACAGGAACAACAAGGCTCCACCCAAAGGCTGTCCCGTACATCTGATTGACAGCTGCCCTTGGCCACACTGCAACCCCACCTGCCCCACAATCCGAGACCAGTTCACAGGACAAGAGATGAACGTCATTCAGTTCCTCATGCACATGGGCTTTGATGTGCAGAAGATGGCCCAGCAGCAGGGCATGGACCCCAGCAAGCTACTGGGCATGCTTAGCAGCGGCAGCTAG